The Pan troglodytes isolate AG18354 chromosome 1, NHGRI_mPanTro3-v2.0_pri, whole genome shotgun sequence genome includes a region encoding these proteins:
- the LOC457609 gene encoding LOW QUALITY PROTEIN: putative cyclin-related protein FAM58B (The sequence of the model RefSeq protein was modified relative to this genomic sequence to represent the inferred CDS: deleted 1 base in 1 codon) — protein MEGMEDAGEGATAPEARVHFPVARFFIMEAGVKLGMRSIPIATACTIYPKFFCETIVDAFDPYLIAMSSIYLAGKVEEQHLWAHDIINVSDRYFNPSSEPLELDSRLWELRDSIVQCELLMLRVLRFQISFQHPHKYLLHYLVSLKNWLNCHSWQRTPVAVTAWALLRDSYHGGLCLRFQAQHIAVVVLYLALQVYGVEVPAEVEAEKLWWQAFSDDLTKPIIDNIVSDLIQIYTIDTEIP, from the exons ATGGAAGGCATGGAGGACGCCGGAGAGGGCGCCACAGCGCCGGAAGCCAGGGTGCACTTCCCCGTGGCGAGGTTC TTCATCATGGAGGCAGGTGTCAAGCTAGGGATGCGGTCCATTCCCATTGCCACTGCTTGCACCATTTACCCTAAGTTCTTCTGCGAGACCATCGTGGACGCCTTTGACCCTTACCTGATTGCCATGTCTTCCATTTACTTGGCCGGCAAAGTGGAAGAGCAGCACCTGTGGGCTCATGACATCATCAATGTGTCCGACAGGTACTTCAACCCAAGCAGTGAGCCCCTGGAATTGGACTCCCGCCTCTGGGAGCTCCGGGACAGCATTGTGCAGTGTGAGCTTCTCATGCTGAGAGTTCTGCGCTTCCAGATCTCCTTCCAGCATCCACACAAGTACCTGCTCCACTACCTGGTTTCCCTCAAGAACTGGCTGAACTGCCACAGCTGGCAGCGGACCCCCGTTGCCGTCACTGCCTGGGCCCTGCTGCGGGACAGCTACCACGGGGGGCTGTGCCTCCGCTTCCAGGCCCAGCACATAGCTGTGGTGGTGCTCTACCTGGCCCTGCAGGTCTATGGAGTCGAGGTGCCCGCCGAGGTCGAGGCTGAGAAGCTGTGGTGGCAGGCGTTTAGTGACGACCTTACCAAGCCAATCATTGATAATATTGTGTCTGATCTCATTCAGATTTATACCATAGACACAGAGATCCCCTAA